From Sediminibacterium sp. TEGAF015, a single genomic window includes:
- the hxpB gene encoding hexitol phosphatase HxpB yields the protein MALTTVIFDIDGLLIDSEPLWHEAATDTFKSYGVQLTNAMYATTTGLRTKEFVDWWFHYFKIDMQHAANAEREIVKTVLRKIEEKASIMPGVPHIFDFFSSKQFKIGLATSSPPELIDLVVKMTGIGPFLSATASAEFLPYGKPHPQVYLNCAESMNSKPTECICFEDSFNGMIAAKSARMKCVVIPHHSQTKDEKWGAADLKLSSLQNFGELHFDRLFNS from the coding sequence ATGGCATTAACAACAGTAATTTTTGACATCGACGGCTTATTAATTGACAGTGAGCCACTTTGGCATGAAGCAGCAACAGATACATTCAAATCGTATGGAGTTCAATTAACCAATGCCATGTATGCAACTACTACCGGGCTCAGAACAAAAGAGTTTGTAGACTGGTGGTTCCATTATTTTAAAATAGATATGCAGCATGCAGCCAATGCAGAAAGAGAAATAGTAAAAACTGTGTTGAGAAAAATTGAAGAAAAAGCCAGTATTATGCCTGGCGTTCCGCATATTTTTGATTTCTTTTCCAGCAAACAATTTAAAATAGGACTGGCAACTTCTTCCCCACCAGAATTAATTGATTTGGTAGTAAAGATGACAGGGATAGGACCTTTTTTAAGTGCAACAGCATCAGCTGAATTTCTTCCTTATGGCAAACCTCACCCACAGGTTTACCTGAATTGTGCAGAATCTATGAACAGCAAGCCAACTGAATGCATTTGCTTTGAAGATTCTTTCAACGGTATGATTGCTGCCAAATCTGCGAGAATGAAATGCGTTGTCATTCCTCACCATTCTCAAACAAAAGATGAGAAGTGGGGGGCGGCAGATTTAAAGCTTTCTTCTCTTCAGAATTTTGGCGAGTTGCACTTTGACCGACTTTTTAATAGTTAG